The segment AGCCTGTGGCTGTGGTCCAGCTAACTCTGGTCAGTTCATGAGAAAGGAGGGGGGGACGGGAGGGGGATATTGTTTTTGCTCTGAATTGTTGCACCTGTTAGGTTGTTCCTTAGGTTACTAAGGTTCTGTCAACAAGGTTCGTCTCCCAAGCCACTGACAGCTTAGTGTGGTAAGAACAGATAACTCCCACTAGTTAATGCTCGACTAACAACGTTATGATATAATACTTTGACAATGACAGCAATGTTCATACAAACGTGTATCATGAACTGTAAGCAGCATACAAACGTGTATCATGTACTGTAAGCAGCATACAGACGTGTATCATGAACTGTAAGCAGCATACAAACATGTATCATGTACTGTAAGCAGCATACAAACATGTATCATGAACTGTAAGCAGCATACAAACATGTATCATGAACTGTAAGCAGCATACAAACATGTATCATGAACTGTAAGCAGCATACAAACGTGTATCATGTACTGTAAGCAGCATACAAACATGTATCATGTACTGTAAGCAGCATACAAACATGTATCATGAACTGTAAGCAGCATACAAACGTGTATCATGTACTGTAAGCAGCATACAAACATGTATCATGAACTGTAAGCAGCATACAAACGTGTATCATGAACTGTAAGCAGCATACAAACATGTATCATGAACTGTAAGCAGCATACAAACGTGTATCATGAACTGTAAGCAGCATACAAACGTGTATCATGAACTGTAAGCAGCATACAAACATGTATCATGAACTGTAAGCAGCATACAAACGTGTATCATGAACTGTAAGCAGCATACAAACATGTATCATGAACTGTAAGCAGCATACAAACGTGTATCATGAACTGTAAGCAGCATACAAACGTGTATCATGAACTGTAAGCAGCATACAAACGTGTATCATGAACTGTAAGCAGCATACAAACGTGTATCATGAACTGTAAGCAGCATACAAACGTGTATCATGTACTGTAAGCAGCATACAAACGTGTATCATGTACTGTAAGCAGCATACAAACGTGTATCATGAACTGTAAGCAGCATACAAAATGTGACATGATCAtgataaaatatattgataaaatacaaaatgaactggtaatttaaaaaagtatagttGCACCTTGATCATAACAAGGTAATTtagcattattattttcttgtatttcaataaaataaatcatatgCAGGGAAGAACAAATTCCGGTCataacaaacaatataaagccttGGAACAAATCAAAGGGATTGCCCGGCGTGTATGGTAATTTATCATAAAATCATGTCCTTTCTGAATACAACGCGATACcgtattattatttaattactatattaaaaatatgtacTAAAGTAAAATAACTCTTGCATTGACATTATTTGTCCTAGAtaccccattaaattaactcGTGGTATGACTTGTCCTAGAtaccccattaaattaactcGTGGTATGACTTATCCTAGAtaccccattaaattaactcGTGGTATGACTTATCCTAGATACCCCGTTTGCCTGGAACTTGGCTGACTTTGTCACTGCTCCCAACCAGAAATTCTTTGATGATGGTGGCGACTCACAGTGGTGTGGACGTAATTGTGGTCACTGTGTCAAACTGACACCTACTGGTAAGTCACTGTATGAACTGAACCAGAGAATCTCAGTCTAACCGAGTCTTCTGATGCTTATGTTCAATTAGAAGAGTTTTAAAGGAGCCTGAACAAGAATGTGACTCCAATTAGTAAAATAATCTAAAGAGTATATTCTTCTATTTTCTGACTTCCAATCATCAACTATACTACCAGAATGCACTAAGCATGTCAAATGagggaatgaaaaaaaaagctaatttaaaAATGACTTGAATATTTACCAGCTTGAATATTTACCAGCTTGAATATTTACCAGCTTGAATATTTACCAGCTTGAATATTTACCCAACTTGAATATTTACCAGCTTGAATATTTACCAACTTGAATATTTACCCAACTTGAATATTTACCAACTTGAATATTTACCAGCTTGAATATTTACCCAACTTGAATATTTACCCAACTTGAATATTTACCCAACTTGAATATTTACCAGCTTGCTCCTTCTTAAATGatcgcatttaaaaaaaaagattattattattatgagtgTTGCCCACagggagaaagaaacatctAGACCAGGGTTTGGTTTAAATGTTCATTTCTGTGCACTTTACAAAGGTAGCATTACAGTTTCTGAAAGTAGTTTGGTCACTGGGCTAGTGagtttattggggggggggggaagaaacaaaatatcttcCCATGTAGTTGCCCTACTTATAAGTGGGGCATTGGATCACGTCGGGCTCAAGTTTCAATATTTCTAAAGATTGATTAGTTCGGCTTATTGAATGTCTGTGACACTGAATAATGTCACATAGATAGATGGGAAGATGTAGCCGTGTCACATAGATAGATGGGAAGATGTAGCCGTGTCACATAGATAGATGGGAAGATGTAGCCGTGTCACATAGATACGTGGGAAGATGTAGCCGTGTCACATAGATAGATGGGAAGATGTAGCCGTGTCACATAGATAGATGGGAAGATGTAGCCGTGTCACATAGATACGTGGGAAGATGTAGCCGTGTCACATAGATAGATGGGAAGATGTAGCCGTGTCACATAGATACGTGGGAAGATGTAGCCGTGTCACATAGATAGATGGGAAGATGTAGCCGTGTCACATAGATAGATGGGAAGATGTAGCCGTGTCACATAGATACGTGGGAAGATGTAGCCGTGTCACATAGATAGATGGGAAGATGTAGCCGTGTCACATAGATAGATGGGAAGATGTAGCCGTGTCACATAGATAGATGGGAAGATGTAGCCGTGTCACATAGATACGTGGGAAGATGTAGCCGTGTCACATAGATAGATGGGAAGATGTAGCCGTGTCACATAGATAGATGGGAAGATGTAGCTGTGTCACATAGATAGATGGAAAGATGTAGCCGTGTCACATAGATAGATGGGAAGATGTAGCCGTGTCACATAGATAGATGGGAAGATGTAGCCGTGTCACATAGATAGATGGGAAGATGTAGCCGTGTCACATAGATAGATGGGAAGATGTAGCCGTGTCACATAGATAGATGGGAAGATGTAGCCGTGTCACATAGATACGTGGGAAGATGTAGCCGTGTCACATAGATACGTGGGAAGATGTAGCCGTATCACATAGATACGTGGGAAGATGTAGCCGTGTCACATAGATACATGGGAAGATGTAGCCGTGTCACATAGATAGATGGGAAGATGTAGCCGTGTCACATAGATAGATGGGAAGATGTAGCCGTGTCACATAGATAGATGGGAAGATGTAGCCGTGTCACATAGATAGATGGGAAGATGTAGCCGTGTCACATAGATACGTGGGAAGATGTAGCCGTGTCACATAGATACGTGGGAAGATGTAGCCGTATCACATAGATACGTGGGAAGATGTAGCCGTGTCACATAGATACATGGGAAGATGTAGCCGTGTCACATAGATACGTGGGAAGATGTAGCCGTGTGCTGTAGCTAGGCCTGACGATTACTCCAGTGAGAGATTCTCTTCTTAGAGAGTTCACTGTTTAGTTTACATTCACTGTAtcaattcattttctttcttttgtttcctAAGTAGCTACTAGAGTACACAAACTAACAATCAGTTGTTCTAATAGCTTGTCTAAGTACATGAACTAACAATCAGTTGTTCTAATAGTGTAAGTACATGAACTAACAATCAGTTGTTCTAATAGTGTAAGTACATGAACTAACAATCAGTTGTTCTAACTTGTCTAAGTACATGAAATAACAATCAGTTGTTCTAATATTGTAAGTACATGAACTAACAATCAGTTGTTCTAACTTGTCTAAGTACATGAACTAACAATCAGTTGTTCTAATATTTGTTTAAGTACATGAACTAACAATCAGTTGTTCTAATAGTTTGTTTAAGTACATGAACTAACAATCAGTTGTTCTAATAGTTTGTTTAAGTGCATGAACTAACAATCAGTTGTTCTACTAGTTTGTTTAAGTACATGAACTAACAATCAGTTGTTCTAATAGTTTGTTTAAGTGCATGAACTAACAATCAGTTGTTCTACTAGTTTGTTTAAGTACATGAACTAACAATCGGTTGTTCTAATAGTTTGTTTAAGTACATGAACTAACAATCAGTTGTTCTAATAGTTTGTTTAAGTACATGAACTAACAATCAGTTGTTCTAATAGTTTGTCCAAGTCTTTGTCTCACTCTCTTCAATGCGTGAGAGAAACTAAAACGTTTTGAAAAGTTTACTAGTGAacacgccccccccctcccaagaaacacacacacacagttatacATGGCATGTGACGTATACAAGCAGCACTAGAGATGTTCACGTCGAAAGTTTTCTTGGTACCTGTGTCGCTGCAAGTGACGTCGTAGGTCAAGGTTTGAATTTTCGGAGCTTATGAATCGTTTTAATCAAATTGTCTTCACTCTCTTCTTTAGCTCTTCTACCCGAGTGTCACATGTCACATCGTTTGTCTCAGCACTAAAGTTTGAAGTCTCCACAAATGTTTCACACACACGTGAATGTTTGGACCTACACAGTGTAATGTAAACTCCGCCCCTGGTCGTACTTGTAAGTTAACTAGTTCTAATGTGTTTCCAGGTGGTTTCGTAAATGGAGAAGGCGCTGCCCCACACAGCTTGACACCACATATTTTTATGGTCACAAATGATTGTCCTATTCAAGGAAATGAAGAATGGTGCGGACAAACAGGCAAACCTGGAACCAGTAAGTTACCTTACACAGAGAGAGAGCTAGATAGACAGgctgacagacggacggacgaacggacacacaaacagatagattagatagacaaacagacagacagacagacagatagatagatagatagatagatagatagatagatagatagatagatagatagatataatatgatataatataactCTACACTTTGTCAGACCATGTCAACACCAAGGGCTATGAAGTCCACTTCGATCTTCAGAACAACAAAGGACAAGTGTCCAACCAATTGGGCTGGAACAACCCTGAAGTCACTTGGGAATCAGTGGCCTGTCCAGGTGACCTCGTCAGCAAATGGCACCAATGTGAATGTTTTAGCCACGCCGGAAAATAAAAGTCCAATCTCacatgttgttctgtttttAATTTCTTGGAATGAATGTAGACTGTCTTGGAAACTTGTAGTAGATGCACTGAATTATGTTTCGTTTGAAATTCGTTCATACACCATACATCCTTGGGTTTTATCATACTGTTTCCTGTGAGCTTCTCAATGCTAATAAATCATAAAACAGATAAGTTctcatacatttttattttgacatgACAAATCTGttcctatatatataataattatttcccCTTGTACATATTACCTTTCCTATTTTTATGTAACTTTTGGgatctttgagtccacccagctctaatgtgtacctgatatta is part of the Biomphalaria glabrata chromosome 10, xgBioGlab47.1, whole genome shotgun sequence genome and harbors:
- the LOC106053351 gene encoding endoglucanase-like is translated as MNTLACFVVLLGVVYASPKCTKDAHGVYRFNGKPCASTTRYDDGHRGACGCGPANSDTPFAWNLADFVTAPNQKFFDDGGDSQWCGRNCGHCVKLTPTGGFVNGEGAAPHSLTPHIFMVTNDCPIQGNEEWCGQTGKPGTNHVNTKGYEVHFDLQNNKGQVSNQLGWNNPEVTWESVACPGDLVSKWHQCECFSHAGK